The DNA region GTTTGCTCGGAATTTAAAAAGGATGAAATTGAATATGACGTGAATCCGCTTAGGTAACATGTACAAATATCAGTATGGAGCAAAAAACGCCCGATGGGGTGTTTTTTGTTCACTCAAGAACGATGTTTCAATTGATTTACGATTCCGATGATCATGATTAGAATGGCGACGTCAATTGCAAGGATGGAAATTACTCCTTAAGTAAGCAAATAGAACATGCATACACGTTTCCCAAATTCCATTGCGTAAAACACAAAAGTATTATAAATTGGAAATAGAATAGAAATGAAAGGGGTTTCAATTGATGCAGGGTGAGCGTTTTGAAAAAGGTCTGGAAGTCAGGCGCAGCGTGCTGGGCCCGGAATATGTGGACAAGTCTTTGCAAAATGCGGATGATTTCAATATGCCGCTGCAGGAATTGGTGACCGAGTATTGCTGGGGAGAAGTTTGGACCCGCGAGGGTCTGCCGAGAAAAACCAGAAGCATGCTCAATTTGGCAATGCTCACCGCATTAAACCGGCCGCATGAGCTAAATCTGCATATTCGCGGAGCCCTGCGGAACGGCTGCACAAAGGAGGAAATCAAGGAAATTTTCCTGCAGGCCGCTATTTATTGCGGCGTTCCGGCCGGTGTGGAAAGCTTCAAAATTGCCCAGGAAGTCTTTAAGGAAGAGAATCTGTAATTTCAGCAATCACAGCAAATAAAATTAAGATATCGAAGATAAAAGCATCTCGTGAAATACAGAGTGCTTTTATTTTTTCGCGATTGATTCGGGGGAGTGGCTCAATGTCTTATGTTTATTGGAAAAGAACAGGCTCGGAAAATATGGTGGCGGAAATTGTATTGGATCGGCCCGAGGTGAAGAATGCATTCAATACCGCGATGGCTGAGCAGCTCCTGCAGATTTGCAGGGAAATATCCGAGAGCGACTGCCGCGTCGTCGTGCTGGCTTCTTCGAGTCCCGGCGCTTTTTGCGCCGGCGCGGATCTGAAGGA from Ferviditalea candida includes:
- the pcaC gene encoding 4-carboxymuconolactone decarboxylase; amino-acid sequence: MQGERFEKGLEVRRSVLGPEYVDKSLQNADDFNMPLQELVTEYCWGEVWTREGLPRKTRSMLNLAMLTALNRPHELNLHIRGALRNGCTKEEIKEIFLQAAIYCGVPAGVESFKIAQEVFKEENL